The proteins below come from a single Nocardiopsis gilva YIM 90087 genomic window:
- a CDS encoding alpha/beta fold hydrolase — MPFADLPDVRLFYTVDGPRETPGDAARDTANTLLLVHGWGSDSHEWVQHIPQLAATYRVIAPDLRGHGYSGTARTGTTPRTMADDLRILLERLRADRVVAIGHSMGGQIVGHLADTPDLVTALVTVDPAYGFGPQLADSFPRIARELAGPRGTEAAIALDAWTSTPATPRWIRAWHARRLLAAPQQVLAEAFAAMFTAPDAIGPRPAAEDHLRHRSQPTLCFRFDRDLAAWERPLLSHPGSRVVCWPDSGHRLHEEHPEEFLLVLTRWLDETVRTVQPEER; from the coding sequence GTGCCGTTCGCCGACCTCCCTGATGTCCGGCTCTTCTACACAGTGGACGGACCGCGGGAGACCCCTGGGGACGCAGCGCGGGACACCGCGAACACGCTGCTCCTGGTGCACGGCTGGGGGTCCGACTCCCACGAGTGGGTGCAGCACATCCCCCAGCTTGCCGCGACCTACCGCGTCATCGCCCCCGACCTGCGCGGGCACGGCTACTCCGGGACCGCCCGTACCGGCACCACCCCGCGCACCATGGCCGACGACCTGCGCATCCTGTTGGAACGACTGCGGGCCGACCGGGTCGTCGCGATCGGCCATTCCATGGGCGGTCAGATCGTCGGCCATCTGGCCGACACCCCCGACCTCGTGACCGCCCTCGTCACGGTCGACCCCGCCTACGGCTTCGGCCCCCAGCTCGCCGACTCCTTCCCGCGGATCGCGCGCGAGCTCGCCGGACCCCGGGGGACCGAGGCCGCGATCGCCCTCGACGCGTGGACGTCCACCCCGGCCACCCCGCGGTGGATCCGCGCCTGGCACGCCCGGCGGCTGCTCGCCGCCCCGCAGCAGGTGCTGGCCGAGGCGTTCGCCGCCATGTTCACCGCACCCGATGCGATCGGCCCGCGCCCGGCCGCCGAGGACCACCTCCGGCACCGCTCGCAGCCCACGCTCTGCTTCCGGTTCGACCGGGACCTGGCCGCATGGGAGCGCCCCCTGCTGTCCCACCCCGGATCGAGGGTCGTCTGCTGGCCGGACTCCGGGCACCGGCTGCACGAGGAGCACCCCGAGGAGTTCCTGCTCGTACTCACCCGCTGGCTCGACGAAACCGTGCGAACTGTCCAACCGGAGGAACGATGA
- a CDS encoding LLM class flavin-dependent oxidoreductase, whose amino-acid sequence MKFAIFMNPQIPGSGFAAEANARSKRPIGRDVRAYQDLLREVRDIAVHADRIGFDALMLTEHHFHSEGFEFSVNPLMVLADLAARTERILLAPLGLVLPAWDPIRAAEDVALLDQFCQGRLRLGVARGYQSRWANVLGQRWSSQAARSDGSASDDRNFDVFGELLKIMKLAWTQETLRYKSDILDYEVPSPYSGIEGWPAQEWTRTFGAPGELDGEGRVQRVSVVPRPYQDPHPELWQPFTISDRSVRRCAQEDILPWMFTPIPGEHRKKAELYRDEAARHGRDYRLGEHTGVLKIVGMAPTKDEAIATYGTKMHRDFASFFGSFGYLEVLRTQEDDARRPISPDKGDFRRMAEVQLALIGGPDDVKRGIEATLAEIPDLEWFGLFMQGQQGVLPTDTVKRNLEMFAEKVIPEFRD is encoded by the coding sequence ATGAAGTTCGCCATCTTCATGAACCCCCAGATCCCCGGCTCCGGGTTCGCGGCCGAGGCCAACGCCAGATCCAAGCGGCCCATCGGCCGCGACGTGCGCGCCTACCAGGACCTGCTGCGCGAGGTCCGGGACATCGCCGTCCACGCCGACCGGATCGGCTTCGACGCGCTGATGCTGACCGAACACCACTTCCACTCCGAGGGTTTCGAGTTCTCGGTCAACCCGCTCATGGTGCTGGCCGACCTCGCCGCCCGCACCGAGCGGATCCTGCTCGCCCCGCTCGGTCTGGTCCTGCCCGCCTGGGACCCCATCCGCGCGGCCGAGGACGTGGCCCTCCTCGACCAGTTCTGTCAGGGGCGGCTGCGTCTCGGCGTGGCCCGCGGCTACCAGTCGCGCTGGGCGAACGTCCTGGGCCAGCGGTGGAGCTCGCAGGCCGCCCGCAGCGACGGGTCGGCGAGCGACGACCGGAACTTCGACGTCTTCGGCGAGCTGCTGAAGATCATGAAACTGGCCTGGACCCAGGAGACCCTGCGCTACAAGAGCGACATCCTCGACTACGAGGTCCCCTCTCCCTACAGCGGGATCGAGGGGTGGCCGGCCCAGGAGTGGACCCGGACCTTCGGCGCGCCCGGCGAGCTGGACGGCGAGGGGCGCGTCCAGCGGGTCTCGGTCGTGCCCCGCCCCTACCAGGACCCGCACCCCGAGCTCTGGCAGCCGTTCACCATCAGCGACCGCTCCGTGCGGCGCTGCGCGCAGGAGGACATCCTGCCGTGGATGTTCACCCCCATCCCCGGCGAGCACCGCAAGAAGGCGGAACTGTACCGCGACGAGGCCGCCAGGCACGGCCGCGACTACCGGCTGGGCGAGCACACCGGCGTCCTCAAGATCGTGGGTATGGCCCCCACCAAGGACGAGGCCATCGCCACCTACGGCACCAAGATGCACCGCGACTTCGCCTCGTTCTTCGGCTCGTTCGGCTACCTGGAGGTGCTGCGCACCCAGGAGGACGACGCGCGGCGGCCGATCAGCCCGGACAAGGGCGACTTCCGGCGCATGGCCGAGGTGCAGCTCGCGCTGATCGGCGGCCCGGACGACGTCAAGCGCGGCATCGAGGCGACGCTCGCGGAGATCCCCGACCTGGAATGGTTCGGCCTGTTCATGCAGGGACAGCAGGGTGTCCTGCCGACCGACACGGTCAAACGCAATCTGGAGATGTTCGCCGAGAAGGTGATCCCGGAGTTCCGGGACTAA
- a CDS encoding alcohol dehydrogenase catalytic domain-containing protein encodes MKMRAAVLAEFGAPMEVREVEIAEPGPGEIRVRIAASGICASDLKAVDGTSPVVSELPVICGHESSGTVEAVGAGVTAYAPGDPVLIALGRSCGRCRRCGRGEGHLCTDAARMRAVMGLMPDGSTRLRADRAAIRPYLGIGGFAEYAVVHERQLVPLPSEVDLVAMSLLGCAVVTGVGAVVNTARVEAGATVLVVGCGGVGLNVVQGAVLAGASRVIASDITAPKLTAAELFGATDALPSAPGDTDAADLAARVRELVPDGVDYAFDVTGVPAVLRAAFEATRPGGTTVMVGSPPAGTDVAVPAGALFASRRLMGCQGGDGSPASDLRRLVDLCLAERLDPGGLISEQVGLDDINDAIGNVRAGEVVRSVVVF; translated from the coding sequence ATGAAGATGCGTGCGGCGGTCCTGGCGGAGTTCGGCGCTCCGATGGAGGTCCGCGAGGTGGAGATCGCGGAACCCGGGCCCGGCGAGATCCGCGTGCGGATCGCCGCGTCCGGGATCTGCGCCTCCGACCTCAAGGCGGTCGACGGCACCAGCCCGGTCGTGTCCGAGCTGCCCGTCATCTGCGGGCACGAAAGCTCGGGCACGGTGGAGGCGGTCGGCGCGGGCGTGACCGCCTACGCGCCGGGCGACCCCGTGCTGATCGCCCTGGGGCGGTCGTGCGGCCGATGCCGGAGGTGCGGGCGCGGCGAGGGGCACCTGTGCACGGATGCCGCGCGGATGCGGGCCGTCATGGGGCTCATGCCCGACGGGTCCACCCGGCTGCGCGCCGACCGCGCGGCCATCCGCCCCTACCTGGGCATCGGCGGGTTCGCGGAGTACGCGGTGGTACACGAGCGCCAGCTGGTTCCGCTCCCGAGCGAGGTGGACCTGGTCGCCATGTCCCTGCTGGGCTGCGCGGTGGTGACCGGTGTCGGCGCGGTCGTCAACACGGCCCGCGTGGAGGCCGGTGCGACCGTTCTGGTGGTGGGCTGCGGCGGCGTCGGGCTCAACGTCGTCCAGGGAGCGGTGCTGGCCGGTGCGTCCCGCGTCATCGCGTCCGATATCACGGCGCCGAAGCTGACGGCGGCCGAGCTCTTCGGCGCCACCGACGCGCTGCCCTCCGCCCCGGGCGACACCGACGCGGCCGACCTGGCCGCTCGCGTCCGCGAACTGGTGCCGGACGGCGTGGACTACGCGTTCGACGTGACGGGAGTCCCCGCGGTCCTCAGGGCCGCGTTCGAAGCGACGCGGCCGGGCGGCACAACGGTCATGGTCGGCAGTCCCCCGGCGGGCACCGATGTCGCCGTCCCCGCCGGTGCGCTCTTCGCCTCCCGCCGCCTCATGGGCTGCCAGGGCGGCGACGGTTCGCCCGCCTCGGACCTGCGCCGCCTGGTGGACCTGTGCCTGGCCGAACGCCTGGACCCCGGTGGACTCATCAGCGAGCAGGTGGGATTGGACGACATCAACGACGCGATCGGCAACGTCCGGGCGGGCGAGGTCGTGCGGTCGGTCGTGGTGTTCTAG
- a CDS encoding aldehyde dehydrogenase family protein gives MSTPSALTDYCNFIAGEFRPARSGEWLESVDPSTGRVWARVPASDATDIDDAVTAARHAFPDWRATPPLRRAALLRRWADAVLARSGELAAVESRDNGRVLKETQGGDVPGGAMNIQYNASLADKVTGDTIHLGGVPGSPPGGAGGAAGSVNFTVYEPYGVAGIIIPWNAPLAMFFAKVSGALAAGNTVVVKPAEQACCSILAACELFTSLDLPPGLVNVVSGTGPSAGEALVDHPGVTKLDFTGSTATGRRVIQRASANLKNVSLELGGKSPNIVFDEADLDAAVTGVAGGIYTGGAGQSCVAGSRVLIQDTVFDTFTDRLRAHAAAIRLGDPRDPATDMGPIAFAGQFDKVRGYLELGLREGAKVLFGGRTGADALHAGAPPGTATDPALAGGYWVEPTLLTTTDNGLRICQEEIFGPVAVAIPFATEEEAYAIANDTDYGLAAGAWTRSLDRAHRAIAALQAGTVWINTYRRLHWAVPFGGHKQSGNAPSNGVRGLGEWLTLKAAWVELGHGDSSR, from the coding sequence ATGAGCACACCGAGCGCTCTCACCGACTACTGCAACTTCATCGCCGGGGAGTTCCGCCCCGCGCGCAGTGGGGAGTGGCTGGAGAGCGTCGACCCGTCCACCGGCCGGGTCTGGGCGCGCGTCCCCGCCTCCGACGCGACCGACATCGACGACGCCGTCACCGCCGCCCGCCACGCGTTTCCGGACTGGCGCGCCACCCCTCCCCTGCGGCGCGCCGCGCTGCTGCGCCGCTGGGCGGACGCGGTGCTGGCGCGGAGCGGCGAACTCGCCGCCGTCGAGAGCCGGGACAACGGACGGGTGCTGAAGGAGACCCAGGGCGGTGACGTCCCCGGCGGCGCGATGAACATCCAGTACAACGCGAGCCTCGCGGACAAGGTCACCGGCGACACCATCCACCTGGGCGGCGTCCCGGGCAGCCCGCCGGGCGGAGCCGGCGGCGCCGCCGGCTCCGTCAACTTCACCGTCTACGAGCCCTACGGGGTGGCGGGCATCATCATCCCGTGGAACGCCCCGCTGGCCATGTTCTTCGCCAAGGTCTCCGGGGCGCTGGCCGCCGGGAACACGGTCGTGGTCAAGCCCGCCGAACAGGCCTGCTGCTCGATCCTGGCCGCCTGCGAGCTCTTCACCTCTCTCGACCTCCCGCCCGGCCTGGTCAACGTCGTCTCCGGCACCGGGCCGAGCGCAGGCGAAGCCCTCGTCGACCACCCCGGCGTCACCAAGCTGGACTTCACCGGCTCCACCGCGACCGGGCGCCGCGTCATCCAGCGCGCGTCGGCCAACCTGAAGAACGTCTCCCTCGAACTCGGCGGCAAGTCGCCCAACATCGTCTTCGACGAAGCCGATCTGGACGCCGCCGTCACGGGCGTGGCCGGGGGCATCTACACCGGCGGCGCCGGGCAGTCGTGCGTGGCGGGGTCGCGCGTCCTCATACAGGACACCGTGTTCGACACGTTCACCGATCGCCTGCGCGCGCACGCCGCCGCCATCCGCCTGGGCGACCCGCGCGACCCCGCGACCGACATGGGGCCGATCGCGTTCGCCGGCCAGTTCGACAAGGTTCGCGGCTACCTGGAGCTCGGCCTGCGGGAGGGGGCCAAGGTGCTCTTCGGCGGGCGGACCGGAGCCGACGCCCTCCATGCGGGCGCGCCGCCGGGCACGGCGACGGACCCGGCGCTGGCGGGGGGCTACTGGGTCGAGCCGACGCTGCTGACCACCACCGACAACGGGCTGCGGATCTGCCAGGAGGAGATCTTCGGCCCGGTGGCCGTGGCGATCCCCTTCGCGACCGAGGAGGAGGCCTACGCGATCGCCAACGACACCGACTACGGCCTGGCCGCAGGTGCGTGGACGCGCAGCCTCGACCGGGCTCACCGCGCCATCGCCGCCCTCCAGGCGGGGACGGTCTGGATCAACACCTACCGCCGACTGCACTGGGCGGTCCCCTTCGGCGGCCACAAGCAGAGCGGAAACGCCCCGTCGAACGGCGTCCGGGGGCTCGGCGAGTGGCTCACCCTCAAGGCCGCCTGGGTCGAGCTGGGCCACGGCGACAGCTCCCGTTGA